Part of the Solanum pennellii chromosome 10, SPENNV200 genome is shown below.
GTAGGAGTGGAATAAACTCACAGAAATTTAAGGGGTGAAGGAACTAGGAAATAAATTGAAGACTCTGTTTTCTTTAGCTAATCGTTTGTCTGATGGAGAAAAAAGTATAGGTAGATTTTAACGTTAAACATGAAATATGGGCTCAACTATACAGCATGTATTTTTCAGCACTTCTTTTGGTAATTGAAGGGTTAACAATTTTTCCAACTGTTACATGTATCTTTTTGGGTTTAAAAATAACCTGATGATATTAGAAATGTTTGATTTAACTTAAATCTTGATGAAATATAATGAGTGTATATATAGTTACATCCTCTCCTAATCTGCTTTAGCGTTTGGCCAGTGACTGATGAGGCATACTTGACAATGTTCCTATTGATTGACTTATTCAATACACAGAATGAACGAATGATTCTCCTAGTTTTAAATTACTACagtacatcaaattttgatatgCCATTGTTGTTTGAAGAATAATAAGCACATGGAAATTGgttttgtgtgtatatatagtTACTGCTACTGCTTTGTTGAATTGTTTGCTTGTGAGAAGTACCCTTCTGATTCTACTCATTTTGCAGGGAGCAACCATAGTGGATCAGATTGTAAGTATAACGCAGGCAGAAGACTATGTTCCATCATCTGAGACTCGGGTAACTACATAGACAAGTGTGGAAGTGTTATCTCTATTCATATAATTGCAAATATCGGTTATTGAAGTATAAAAATTAGGAATATCTATATTAACAATTCATGTAGTCTACTCATTGCTTCCAGGAAGTCAGGATAGTTGATAATGCTGTGAATGTTGCTGGAGAAAGTTCTTCTCCGCTTGCTGAGGTAATATAGTAATCCCTCCTTCTctcccattttatgtgacacttttcggatttcgagattcaaataagtctatctttgaccgtaaatttttcatagatcttttaaacattttaaattatcaattgttgagacttatagtactttttatgtaatttacaaatatataaattcattcAAAAGAATTAAAGATTCCATGCAAATTTTCGGTCAAACTTAAACTACTTGACTCTTGAAAAACGAAAAgtgccacataaattgggacaaagGGAGTAAATCAAGTTGGTGGATAATTATTCCTTCAAGTTATTAAAAAGTTGGgcatctttttttattttttgatgacAAGCGAAACCGGTcgccgctaccctttgggtgcgcacgGGGTAAAATCCATGCttctatgcaatagctcgcaaactaCACaagagaggtaacccgcactaggcaagcctggtgcgaccctgctttcgctggcaaggggtttgaacttgagacctccaacatggaagtcccaagcccaaaccactgggccacTTGGATATCTTTTGTCCACAAGAACATAAAAATTGTTGTCTCTATACAGATCATTTAGATATGGAAGAACCATTGCATGTATTTTGTGGTGTAGGATTCATGTATTATGATCTGCGCTTTGCAGGCATATATTTGTTTTCGACTGTGTACTTATTGTAGGCTCTTTTGGCTTTATAGTAATCTGCATTACTTGTATAATGTCTTGACACTTGTCTCCATAAGCAGGCCAAACCTACTTCTCCTAGCAATGGAAGGGTGAACGGGAAAGTATATATCAGTAAAGCCCAAGATGTTGTCTCAAATGTGTTGGCGAAAGGTTCAGCTATCAGACAAGATGCAATGAATAAAGCCAAGGCATTTGATGAGAAACATCAGCTAAGAGCCACTGCATCTGCCCGAGTCATTTCCTTTGACCGAAGAGTTGGGCTAACAGAAAAGCTTACGGTTGGAATTTCTGTTGTAAATGAGAAAGTTAAATCTGTTGATCAAAGGCTTCAAGTGTCAGATAAAACGATGGCTGCAGTTATGGCAGCAGAACGGAAATTGAATGACACAGGATCAGCGGTCAAATCAAGCAGGTCTGGATGCTT
Proteins encoded:
- the LOC107002154 gene encoding binding partner of ACD11 1 — its product is MQEVRTVRVGNVSDLAAEREVREFFSFSGEIDHIEIRREQGQSKTAFVTFKDPKALEIALLLSGATIVDQIVSITQAEDYVPSSETREVRIVDNAVNVAGESSSPLAEAKPTSPSNGRVNGKVYISKAQDVVSNVLAKGSAIRQDAMNKAKAFDEKHQLRATASARVISFDRRVGLTEKLTVGISVVNEKVKSVDQRLQVSDKTMAAVMAAERKLNDTGSAVKSSRYVNAGAAWLNGAFSKVAKAGQVAGTKTREKWNFALSNLTAKDPSIVA